The region TCCGGGATCTGTGAAGCAGCCCTGGCTGCAGATATAACATTTGGATTGTTTTGAACAAACGATTGGAATTGCTTATGAAATCTGTACAATGGGTCTTGAGTAGTAGACGTTGACATGGTTAATACATAAGTTTGTGAAAGGTATTAAAGGTTAAAAGGCAGACAATTTCtgaaagaaagaaaaattcaaatggatgcaatgaaaaaattaaaaagaaatgaaaaGAACCAAAAATCaggtattattttttaaaaaaagtagaAATGAATAGAATAAAATGATTGGAAGTAATGTTAATTTCGTCCCTTGCTATATTATAATGATTGAATGGAGCAAGAGGAAAAGCtaatgagaaaaaaaaatatcaaatgcaaaaaaaatatgaaaagcAAACTACTTCCTTAAACAGTGCctgaaaaaaacaaacctCAACTATGTAAGTTTatagaaacaaaaaatgaatGCTAGttataaaagaagaagaaaaaaatttgctattttttttcgttgTCTTCTCCTGTTTCTATAATAtcttaaaaattaaaccgTTGATTATTCAATATCTGTAATGAATGAATAGAGGAACGATGTTTAAAATAGACTGTTAATTACAAACCTTTATTTGGTACTTAATTAAAATGTTAAAACACAGACGCAAacacaaaaaatatatatatatatatatagaattCTTCTTAACTTTGGTAATTGAAGGACTGTATCCCGTTAAATTAACGATGAGTCGTTTCTATGGATGATGAATGAGGGATCTAGTATATAAATAGCGCTGTAGTTTTGGATATTTCTTTCCactatttattttgtaaatattttcatttatcGTTTTGGCATATTTATCTATTCTCAACgtcttttatttatctttgACCAAATTGGGCTAGAAATCGATgcctgaaaaaaaatgcccAAAAAGGTAATAATGTTTTGTGGTAAGATTTCAAACAGACCAGCAAATTCTACAAGGAGAGTGGAGGTTACTTAGTTAGGATTTAGTGAAAAGTCGTGATAATTCGTAAtagaaaacaattaaagaataGAAAGGTGGGAAAAGTTTATAGAAATTAAAGAGAGACTAAAAGTCACATATGTACGGGTGTATTACTTCCATTTATGGACACACGTCTTGGTGATGtcagaaataatattgatataaaattaatgatttttttttcaaaaattaaatatttatagaaaaatatatatatatatatattgggATAGATACTAAGATAAGATGGGGTGTGGTAAAAGAATAGATATATTCTTAGTTTGCTTCAGTGGCAACAGCTTTGGCTTCAGCTTCAGCTTGTTCTTTAGCTCTCTTTTCAGCCAATTCCTTCTTGATTTGTTCTTCTTTAGTCTTAAAAGCCAAGTTCAATTTAGCAATTTCAGCTTCAACAGCAGCAATGTTCTTTTCAGTTTGTTCATCTTGTTTAGTCAAGAATTCTTCATGTTTAGCTTTCAATTGTTCAATAGTCTTAGGGGCATCTTCTTTTTGAGTTGGAACAGTAACGTCCAATTCAGCCAAGACAGCAATCAAAGAGGCTTCTAAAGTAAATTTACCAGAAGCATCAGCTGTGGATGAAGCTGGAGCATTGTTATGAGCCTTTTTCTTATGTTTTTTAGATTTGGATTGTGGAGTATTTGTGAAAACTTCTTGCTTTTTAATTGGAACTAAAGTATCATCTTCCACAGTCTTGATAGCAACATGCTTGTTGatagataaattatttggatcATTGGATTCAAAGAAGTCTTTTGTTGGTTTAACATAAGTTGGATCCAAAGCTTGTAAAGAGTTTTCAATGgcttcaatttcaaaagtGAAAGCTGGCTTCTTAGCATGACTTAATCtttcttgtaatttatCTAATTGAATATCTCTTGCTTGAATcaatttagataatttttcatcttcttcacGCTTCaatctttctttttctaatttttgtttgtaAGATTTGAATTCATTATCGAAATCATCTTGGATAGTTCTAATCTTTGACCAGATTTCATCTCTCTTACCGTATAATGTACTACGTTTATTGAATAATGATTGTCTCTTGTCATAGATGGATTGAGTCTTGGATTGGATATCATTCAAATCCTTTTGAGTTTCATCGAATTTAGAAGATAATTCTTTAGGATTCATGGCATTCAATTGAGATTTCAATTCAGTAATCTTAGTCTTGTCTTGTTCAATGGATTTTCTAATAGGTTCcaccaataataaatctttgtTGATCTTGTTCAACGATTGCATTTCTTTGaccaataatttttcttctaccAAAGTTAAATCACCAGAAGAAATAGaatcttcaatatcattGATTCTTTGCTTGATTTCAGCAGTGGTttgatatttattcttCTTACCAATCTTATCGTTGATTTCATTGTTCTTTCTCTTTATAGAAGCATCCAAGGCTTTAATTGATTCATGAATTTCATTTCTCTTGGTCTTTAATTGTGCTTGAGTCTTGATAATAGATTTGGTTTGGTCATGCAActtctttctcttttcttGTTCAGCTTCTGGGATTTGATAAGAATCGATTTGCTTCTTTATAGTGGCAATTTCCACATcgatttttttcaattgagtTCTCAATACATCTAACTTTCTATCTCTTACTTGAGTATCAGGACGTTTGATTCTTTGGTAATTGTTCTtattgttgctgttgttgttgttattgtCAGCCATGATTGAGTAATTAATTTCTATATTTCTTGAAGGGAATTGATGAAAGAACTATAAAgcagaaaagaaaaaagaaaaaaaaagattcaagcttattgaaaagatttatgtataaatttacaaaaacaaacaaacttGAAACcaataaaaaatactaatttacagctttaatgaaaaattaaaaaagttaCTGTTCAATTAACTTTACTTTACTTTGATTGTTTTTAAACGAAACGAAGAAGAAATTTACAACgaaaaccaaaaaaaaaaaaattaaaaattaaaaattaaaaattaaaaataaaaaaaggcTAGAATCCTAACGAAGAAAAACAAGAACAACATAGGGTACATACCTacaaattgaattattagacGGGGGaaaacaacaattaaatagaattaacAAGAGATTAGTCTACAAAATTAGAATCGAATCTTGGTCAATTCGAATTTAAAGCATTTACAGAGTGCACCGGGATATTCGACCAAAATTTGGTGATCCAGAATcctaaaattataattctacaattgattgaattaaaaaaaaaaaatttgatagAGAAATGTTAAGAatctattgaaattaattttgttcGTAGGAATCTAAATCACAAATTGggaataaaatgaaaacttattacaataatattaaaaaattatcaagaccaattataattaatttatgtAACGTTTCAATTGTTGTCGACGCCAAAATTTTGGTTACCTAGAAATTGGCTTAGGGAAACTGTTCTTggtttaatgaaa is a window of Henningerozyma blattae CBS 6284 chromosome 5, complete genome DNA encoding:
- the TBLA0E04090 gene encoding uncharacterized protein (similar to Saccharomyces cerevisiae BFR1 (YOR198C); ancestral locus Anc_8.609) encodes the protein MADNNNNNSNNKNNYQRIKRPDTQVRDRKLDVLRTQLKKIDVEIATIKKQIDSYQIPEAEQEKRKKLHDQTKSIIKTQAQLKTKRNEIHESIKALDASIKRKNNEINDKIGKKNKYQTTAEIKQRINDIEDSISSGDLTLVEEKLLVKEMQSLNKINKDLLLVEPIRKSIEQDKTKITELKSQLNAMNPKELSSKFDETQKDLNDIQSKTQSIYDKRQSLFNKRSTLYGKRDEIWSKIRTIQDDFDNEFKSYKQKLEKERLKREEDEKLSKLIQARDIQLDKLQERLSHAKKPAFTFEIEAIENSLQALDPTYVKPTKDFFESNDPNNLSINKHVAIKTVEDDTLVPIKKQEVFTNTPQSKSKKHKKKAHNNAPASSTADASGKFTLEASLIAVLAELDVTVPTQKEDAPKTIEQLKAKHEEFLTKQDEQTEKNIAAVEAEIAKLNLAFKTKEEQIKKELAEKRAKEQAEAEAKAVATEAN